From the Thermosynechococcus sp. genome, the window CCAAATTGCCGATGCCATTCTGGATGCTTTGCTTACCCAAGATCCCCAGAGTCGTGTGGCCGCTGAGGTGGTTGTTAATACGGGTTTAGTTCTAATTACCGGGGAAATTACAACCAAGGCCCAGGTCAACTACGTTAACATAGCGCGGCAGAAAATCCATGAAATTGGCTATACCGATGCCAACAATGGCTTTGCCGCCAATAGCTGTGCCGTCATTGTTGCCCTTGATGAGCAATCCCCCGATATTGCCCGTGGTGTGGATACGGCCCAGGAAGCCCGGGAGCAGCTCAGTGACACCGAACTGGATCGCATTGGTGCCGGCGATCAGGGGATTATGTTTGGCTATGCCTGCAATGAAACCCCGGAGTATATGCCCTTGCCCATTAGCTTGGCCCACCGCATGGCACGTCGCTTGGCCGCTGTCCGTAAAACTGGTCAGCTTCCCTACCTACGTCCCGATGGCAAAACCCAAGTCACGGTCATCTATGAGGATGGCAAGCCAGTGGGGATTGATACAATTTTGATTTCCACCCAACACACAGCCACCATTGATGACCTTAGGGAGGAAAGCGCTGTTCAAGCCAAGATTAAAGCCGATCTCTGGGAGGCGGTTGTCAAGCCGGTTTTTGCCGATTTGACCCTCCAACCCGATGGGAACACCCGCTTTTTAGTGAATCCTACGGGCAAATTTGTGATTGGCGGTCCCCAAGGGGATTCAGGACTCACGGGGCGCAAACTGGTGGTGGATACCTACGGTGGTTATGCCCGCCATGGCGGCGGTGCCTTTTCCGGTAAAGATCCGACAAAAGTGGATCGCAGTGCCGCCTATATGGCTCGTTACATTGCCAAAAACATCGTTGCCGCAGGGCTAGCGGACAAATGCGAGTTACAGATTAGCTATGCCATTGGCGTCGCTCGCCCCATGAGTCTCTTTGTGGATACCTTTGGCACGGGTAAACTGGCCCCAGAACAATTGTTGGAGTTGATTAAAACCCACTTTGATCTGCGCCCCGCTGCCATTATTCAAACCTTTAACCTGCGTCAGTTACCCCAAGATCGCGGTGGTCGCTTCTACCAAGATGTGGCCGCCTATGGTCACTTTGGGCGCCATGATCTTGACTTGCCTTGGGAAAGACTCGATAAAGTCGCCGATCTGCAAGCTGCTGCCGCTCAGTTCCTAAGTGCAGTCTAGAAAAACATGGGGGGAGTTGTCTCCCCTGTAGTTACTGGCTGACCCGTTGCAGGCAGGTTTGGGCGGTACTGGTGAGCATCTGGCGCACTTCCGGCTTGATATTGGTCTGCACACTTTCACCAATGGCTTGAAACTCGGCTAAGGTCAGCGAGGATTGCAGTTCATTGATCACACAGGTGCAGTAGGCATTGCCGTATTGCGCCATTTCGGGCACTTGCTGTTCCAGGGCGGTGGTGCATTCACTGGTGAATCGAGAGACCACCTCTGGCGGATAGGGGGTGGCGATCGCCCCCCCGCCGAGAGACACTGCACCTAAAATCGTCATCGTCAAGGGGATGGATGATTTTTTTAGTAAAGACATTCTGGCGATTCCTCGTATATCAAAGCTTAATGCCCATTGTTGAGAGACTTCTCCAGTTTAGGCAAGTTCCAGAGAATGCGCCACGGTCGCGGATTCGTCCCGTGGCCAACATTTACATTCCCATAGCCAAACGATTAAACTAAAGGATTGGATTGATTGCCCCTACTTGGTTGTTACCCATCGCTCTATGACCCTATACAATCCCTCTTTGTACGAAGAACCCATTTCCCAAAAGAACCTCACTGCTGTTGGCCGGGCCGATCGCTCTATTTTGGAATGGTTACAACAAACGGGTCGATTAATTCCCCGTGATGCCAATGAGGCGGACCCAATCATTGATAGCACCCTCGATGATATGGGTGAAATTGAGGAATTTGTGGGTGACTCCTTGGGCGATTACGACGAAGAAGAGGACCTAGGGCTTGAGGAGTAGGGCACAGATCCCCCTATTATTCGGAGTGATGTGCTAGAGCTATCCCCATGCCCTCCACCAAAACCACCGCTGCCATTGAACCCCGCTGGCTGACAGGACAGCGACTTTTTCGCCTCCTCGCCCTTGGCCTCCTCATTGCTAGCATCGCTTACGACACCGGGGCAAACTACTGGCAGCGGCCGTTGCAAACCTTAACAGTGCCTTGGTTGGTGAGTTTTGCCATCGTGGCGGTTCTAGGGATGGCCGTCGTGCCCATATTGCGGCGGTTGAAAACTGGGCAAATTATCCGCGAAGATGGCCCACAATCTCACCTGCAAAAATCGGGTACACCGACGATGGGGGGAATCTTTTTTGTGCCGCCGGGGTTAGGGCTGGCGCTCCTGTGGACGGGGTTTGCTCAGGGGAAGCTATCGCCAACGGTGGTGGCGATCGCGCTGCTGGTGCTGTGGTATGCCGCCATTGGTTGGTGGGACGACTGGCAAGTTCTGCAGCGCCAATCCAACAAAGGATTATCGGCTCGGCTGCGGCTGCTCCTAGAGGGCATTGGGGCGGCTCTTTTTTGTGCTTGGCTGGTGGGTAGTGATCCTGCGGCAACGGTTGTGACGGCTCCTTGGGGGTGGGTCTGGCCTTTAGGGGTGGTATTTATCCCCTTGGCAATTTTTGTGCCGATGGCGGAAGGGAATGCCCTGAATCTTACCGATGGTCTCGATGGTCTTGCCGGTGGCACTGCGGCGATCGCCCTCCTTGCTTTAGGTATGATTCTGACTGCCCATCCCGATTTGCAAATTCTGGCCGTTGTTATGAGTGGTGCCTGTCTTGGCTTCCTCTGGCACAATCACCACCCGGCACGGGTGTTTATGGGGGATACCGGCTCCCTGGCCCTGGGGGCAGTTCTTGCGGGCATTGGCTTGGCGAGTCACCACCTCTGGGAACTGTTAATTGTCAGTGGTCTTTTTTTTGTGGAGTCCCTTTCAGTGATTGCCCAAGTGCTCTACTACAAGGCCACAAAAGGCCCCGACGGTGTGGGCAAGCGGCTGCTGCGCATGGCCCCGCTGCACCATCACTTTGAGTTGGGGGGCTGGTCGGAACTGCGGGTGGTGAGTACGTTTTATGGGGTGGTCGCCCTGTTGGGACTGCTCTGCTGCCTCCTGCAATGGTTGGCCTAATCCAATGGGGGAAGTGCCATGAAGGCCGCAGTGCTCTACGGCAAAGAAGATGTGCGCATTGAAACCGTAGCCGATCCCACACCGGGGCCGGGGGAAGTGGTGATTCGGGTACGAGCTGCCACCACCTGTGGCACCGATTTGAAGGTGTGGCGGCGCGGCGGTCATGCGCGGATGCTGACACCGCCGATTCTCTTTGGCCATGAGGCGGCCGGGGAAATTGTTGCGCTTGGAGCCGGCGTGACGGGATGGCAGCTGGGCGATCGCGTGGTGGCCAATAATTCCGCCCCCTGTGGTCAGTGTTTCTACTGTCAGCGGCAGGCCTTTTCCCTCTGTCCCCATCTGGAATTTAACAATGGCACATTTGCCGAGTACTTGAAAATTCCCGCCAGTATTGTTCGCCAAAACCTTTTGCCCATTCCAGAATCCCTCCCCTTTGCTTTAGCCGCCCTCACAGAACCCCTCGCCTGTGTTCTCCACGGCATTGCCCGCTCTGGCTTTGACCCGGCGATGGTGGAAACGTGGCCGAGTCCACCACAAATTGTTGTCCTTGGGGATGGCGCCATTGGCCTGATGTTTGTCGGCGTGCTGGCCCAGCAGGGGGCACGAGTTCTTGCCTTTGGCGGTTCCGATCAGCGGCTGGCGATCGCTACCACCTTTGGGGCAGAGCAAACCATCAATCATCACCGGTGCGGGGATATTCCCGCCGTCGTCAAAGACTGGACAGCAGGACGGGGCGCCGACATTGTCATTGAAGCCACTGGGATTCCTGAAGTCTGGGAAACGGCAATCGCCTGTGGTCGGCCGGGCGCCACAATCAACCTCTTTGGCGGTTGTCCTCGGGAAACAACTATCCACGTGGATACAGAACGCCTGCACTACGAAGAACTCACCCTCAAGGGCGTCTTCCACAACACCCCTGCCTTTGTCCGCCAAGCCCTGGCATTGATTGCCAGTGGTACACTGCCCTTTGAAAAGCTCATTAGTGGCCAAGCCCCCCTAACGGAGATTGAAAATGTTCTGCAAGCGATGAAGGCACGCCAAGTGATTAAAGTGGCACTGCAACCCTAGCTATTCCCGCAGCAGCAAATAGTACAACTGCCCTGGCGTATTAATGAGACCGGCGCGCACTTTGGCGACATCTCCCGTACCCATGAAAATATCGACACGACCGGGGCCCCGGATGGCACTACCCGTATCCTGATCCAAGACAAAACGGCTAACGGGGGTTTGCTGCCATTGACCTTGGGCCTTGAGGGGAATCTGCGTGTTGATCACCGCCAAGGCGCCCGGTGGCATTAGAGACTTATCGGTGGCAATGGAACGCTCAGGCGTGACCGGTATCGAGAGACTACCTGTGGGGGGACGCCCTTGGGTGGGTTCAAAAAAGACAAAGCTGGCGTTGCGGGGTAAATAGTGATCTAACTCAGCGGGGTTGGCCTGAAAGTAAACGATAAGGCGGGGTAGTGTCAGTTCCCCACGGGCCATCTTGCCATCGCGAATGAGTTCTTGGCCAATACTGGTGTAGGGGTGATTCGTTTTGCCGGCATAGCCCACGGTAAAGCGGCGACCATCGGGCAGTTGCAGTTCAGCCGACCCTTGGACGTGCACAAGAAAGGCCTCTAGGCGATCGCGCAAATAGACCAGTTCCAGACCCCGTAAAGGGCCATTGCGCCACTGCTGCCCATCTGCTCCTTCCAGTTCCAAGCGGGTGGGGTGCGGCTCTGGCCACTGCTCAAAATTAGGGGGGCGACGAAATAGAGGGTAGCGGTATTCTGCTGTGGGCACCAAGCTGGCACGATAGGTCGGGGCATAATAGCCCGTGAAATCCACTCGCCCTTGGCCATCGGCGCCGATGGCCTGATAAAAAACAAATTCTCGTTTGACGGCTGCTTGCAGTTCTGCTGCAGAGCGACAGGTTTGTACCAGATGGCGAAAGCGTTGGAGAGAGCGAATGACCCGCTGCTGGAGATTTGGCCCCAGGATTGCACCGGGCTGGCCGGGGGCGGTGTAAGTGCTATAGTCTTGACCCGCTTTAGGAGTGTGCAGGTAACGCAAACTGTGGTCAATGGCTTGCAGCAGCCGTGCTCGTTCCCTAGGAGATTGGCAGAGGGCAGTATCTAGGGCAACGGTTGGTGGGAGTTGGCTTTGGCGCATCAAGGGGGCAACCCTTGGTGCTGTGGCGATCGCGCTCGCTGCCAGGATCACGATGCCCGAAACAACGCCTGTCAACAAACCCGCCATTGGTTTTAGGCAAAGCGATCCACACTAGAGGTAAACACAGGCTCTACCCGAATGGCAAATACCTTCGAGGGGCGCACCACCATATATTCCCCTTGGATATTCTTGATGGGAACAGAAATAAAGTCGTTGGAATCGGCTTTGGCCGCTAACTCGTTGCTGTACCACTTCTGGAAGTCTTGAATGGTGGGGAAGCGCACCTCCTCACGGTGACCGCCCTCTAGAAATAAATGAACCGCAAATTCAGAAGGGGTTCTGGGCATAGGCGCGATCGCTCATCCTTATCGTGCACATTATCTTCCTATTATCGCCGCAATTGGTGGCTTCAGGTACTAGGGACCGCCCGTGAGGGGCCGGGGGGCGCGATCGTAGTACTGGGCGGTCATGGCTGGGTTGAGAGCGCGAGCACGCTCATAGTCCGCCTGCGCCAGCTCAACATTGCCACTGTCGAAGTGGGCCATGCCCCGACTATAGTAGGCAGCAACAAATTGAGGATCCCGTGCTAGGGCAGCATCAAAGTCCACAATTGCTGCATTGTAGTTTTGTAGGGCAAGATAGGCCATGCCGCGGTTGTAATAGGCGGCAATAAACTGGGGATCGTTGTGCAGCGCGGTGGTGAAGTCCGCAATCGCCCGCTGCATATCCCCTTGGTCGTAATAGGCCAGGCCGCGAGCAAAGTAGTAGTCAGCACTGGGGTTGAGTCTGATCGCTTGGCTAAAGGCATCAATGGCAGCGGCCAGATCCCCCGTCCCTTGGTGCATTAATCCCACGTTGTAGTAGTCCTCGGCACTGCGGGGCATAAGGCGTTGCAGTTCCTGAAGTTCGGGGGGAGTCAGGGTGGCGATCGCTATGGGCTGTGCCACAACAGCACTGCTGAGACCAACAAAAGCAGCTAAGATTGTCAAAGCACGGAACAGGTGTTGGCGCATCGTCGGCCTCCTTTCGGCATTGCTCAGCCTTACTTCGATCCTAAAAGAAAATGAAGCCATCGGCCAGCAAACGATAACAGTTGTAATAAATTGCTGGCTACGACCCTTTTCGGGGTGGTACACAGTCTTGCGCTCTATAGCGGCTTTAACTCCTTGGAAAAAGGGCTGGGTGTGGATATCTTGAGGTTTTTCTGCGCCGAAGACAGTGCTCTATTTCTTGGATGAGGTGTGATCTAGGGCACTGACACGGAACTGCGGATGACGTTCAAAGGGGCTTGTAATTAACAATGCGCCCAAAACTCGCCGGCTGCAAACTAGCGCCACCCACCAGCACCCCATCAATTTCTGGCTGGGCCATGATCGCATCAATGTTGTTGGCATTCACTGAGCCACCGTACTGAATAGGGACATCGGGATTTTGCAGCTTACTGCGAATCAGGCCAATGACCCGGTTGGCTTCTTTTTCTTCACAGGTATCGCCCGTCCCGATCGCCCAAATGGGTTCGTAGGCAATCACCAAATTGGTCTGATCCACATCCACCAAGTCCAGCGCCAACTGCTGCAAGATGTGGTTTTCTGTTTCGCCGGCATCCCGTTGGGCCTTCGTTTCACCAACACAGAGAATCGGTGTCAGGCCGTGGCGTTGGGCAGCCTTGAGCCGTTGGTTAACCGTGGCATCCGTTTCACCAAAATACTGCCGCCGCTCACTGTGGCCAATAATCACGTAGCGCACCCCCAGCTCCGCCAGCATTGGTGGCGAAATTTCACCCGTAAACGCCCCTTGATCTGCCCAGTGGACATTTTGGGCGCCCAGCTTCACCCGCGTGCCGTGCAGATTCTTGGACAACACACTCAAACAGGTGTAGGGAACACAGAGCACCACCTCGCGATCGCTGGGGGTATCCACCAATTCCCCTAAGAACTCCTGGAGGAAGGCCACTGCCTCCTGTTGGGTTTTGTGCATTTTCCAGTTGCCAGCAAGAACTTTTGGGCGCACTCGTCCTGACTTTCCTCTGCGAAACTTAACCTGATCAAGCGTACCACACGGGTTATCCCTAATCATTAGAGGAAGTGACTGCAAACCTCTGCTTGAGACCTAGCCCAACTTGTCCCAAACCGCCGCGACACGGGGAGATTGACCCTTGGCTTGGACGCGCGGCGTACGCCGTCCGAATTTGACTTGGTAGGTGTCATTGTCAACTGTTACGTAGCCCCGTTGCAGAACCTCCGCGAGGGCGGCGCTGACCTCTTCGGCAGACCACTGTAACTGCTCAGCCAATTCTGGCACGGTGCAGGGCATCGGCTGGCGCATCATCAGTGTCAACAGCGATCGCTGGCGATCGGGTAAAACCAGTAAATCTGCTGGATTGAGACCCCCATTAGAACCACTGCTGGCATCTTGACTATTCATCATCGGTAGTGTTCCTCAACGGCAGTGGCACCCAAGAAGATCAAAATTCCCTACTCCTAAGCTACCCTAATCCAACAGATGCTGCACAATACTCCTGATAACAAGACTGTAGGGATGCTCAGGATAGCGTAAACAGAAAATATCGCTGCTCCCCAGTTGAAACATCTCTTCACAAACAGGCAGGATGCCCGCAACCGGCACACCATAGGTCGTCTCCACCTGCTGCTTGAGGGAGTCTTGATTAAAAGCACTGGGGACTTTGTTAACCACCATCACCATTTTCGGCACATCAAGCTGTCGCGCCACATCAACCGTGACCGCTGTTCCTTGAAAGTCTTGGCGATCAGGGCGCAGAATCAGTACCAAGGCATCGGAAATCGTAATCGACAGCAGGGTTTCCTCATTCAGTCCTGGGTGGGTATCAATCAGCAAAAAGTCCAGATTCAGCCCTTGCAGCAACTGCTGAAAACCATCATTCAGGAGGCCGACATCGTAGCCCTCCCGCAAGACACGGGTAATTTCACTCGTTTTGAGGCTAGAGGGAATCAGATAGATGGCTCCTTTGGCTTGCTGGCCGTGGGCAGTAATGAGATGGCTGACCTCACGCGCCACATCGGTAATTTTACAGCGTCCCCACAGGTAATCATTGAGGGCATGTTCCGTATCTTCCGACTCAAGGCCAAAGAGCACATGGATACCGGGGGATTGAATATCGGTGTCTACGATCGCCACCCGATAGCCCAATATCGCCAAGGTACAGCCCAGATTTGCGGTTGTATTTGATTTGCCTGTGCCCCCACGAAAAGAATGCACAGAAATAATGCTCCCCATGGCCGCCCTCGCTGATCTGAGAATTCAACGTCTATTTTCCCATTCTGCCGTCGAGGAAACATCCCATCCCAAATTCAGAAGATAGAACCCAAAGGGCCAGCCCATCAGCGAAAAGGTCATTCCGCGTCTGGGAAATACTGCTGGGTGTAAAACTGGGCATAGCGGGCAGACTGGGCAAGCAGTTCTTCGTGGCTACCGCTTTCAATGATCCGCCCCTGCTCTAGAACAAGAATGCGATCGGCGCGACGAACCGTGGCCAAACGGTGGGCAATAATAAAGACGGTGCGGCCCTTCATTGCCTTCTCCAAAGCATTTTGCACCAAGGTCTCTGATTCGGCGTCCAAAGCGGAGGTCGCCTCATCCAAAATTAAAATCCGCGGATCGGCATAAATGGCGCGGGCGATCGCCAGGCGCTGCCGTTGGCCGCCTGAGAGATTGATACCCCTCTCCCCGAGCCATGTCTGATAGCCATCGGGAAGGCGCGTAATAAAGTCATGGGCATTGGCAATTTTGGCTGCGTTAATCAGTTGCTCCCAATCGGGTTGAGAATCCCCAAAGGCAATGTTGTGGGCAACGGTGCCCGAAAACAGTATCGTTTCCTGGGGCACGATGCCAATTTGCCGCCGTAAACTCTTGAGAGTGACGGTTTTAATATCAATGCCATCAATGAGGACCTTCCCCTGCTGGGGATCATAAAAACGGAGCAACAGGTTGACAACGGTTGATTTCCCGGCTCCAGAATAGCCCACCAGGGCAATGATCTCTCCCGGCTCCACCAAAAGATTAAAGTCCTGCAGAACGGGCTGCTGGGGGTCATAGCCAAAGTAAACCTGGGCGTATTCGACTTTTCCAGAAATTGGCGGTAGGGGTTGGGCGTCGGGTAACTCCCTGACGTTGGGCTCAATGCTCAATAGACCAAAACTGCGATCTAGGGAAGCTTCGGCAATCTTGAGATAGTTATAGTTATTGGAAATTTGATTGACTGGATCGATGAGCAGGGCGGCAGCAGCGCCAAAACTCACCAACTCTGGTGCACTCAGATGCCCCAGGCCAATCTGCCATGCCCCCAGAATAAACAGAGTCATGATGCTGAGGGCCTCTAGAAACCCGACCACAGGGTACTGAATGGCCTGAATACGGGCAATTTGAAAGCGGGCGCGACAGTTCCTTTGCACCTCCTGCTCAAAATGCTGCAGGGCATTGTCTTCCGTGGCGAAGGCTTTGATGAGGCGAATCCCAGCAACGACCTCCATGAGATAGGAGGACAATCCCCCCACGGCGTCTTGGTTACGACGAGATGCTGCCCTTAGCTGACTGCCAAACCAGCCCATTAGGGCGACGACTAAGGGGGTGAGGATCAAGGCGGCAAAGGTTAACGGCCAGTTGAGATAGATCATGTAGACCAACAGGACAAGCACCGTGAGGGCAGCGGGTAGCAGTTGTTGCAAAATCCGCTGAATAATTTCGGCGATCGCCTCCACATCTCCCGTCAGACGGTAGGTCAAGTCCCCTGTGGCTGCCCTTTGAAAATAATCGATACCAAGAGACTGAAGATGGCTATACAAGGTCAGGCGAATGTCATAAATCGTACGTAGAACGCCGTAGGCCATCAGCATGTCTTGACCGAATTGACAGGTACTGCGCCCAACAAACACCCCCAGCGCAGCCAGACACCAGGGCAGCAACTGCTCTAAATTGCCCGCACCTACCAGTGCCGCCGTCTGACCGACTAATTGCACAATCAGGGGGGTAGTGCCGACAAAGCCCAAGGTACACAAAAGCGCCAAGAAAAATATTTGCCAATAGCGCAATACATAGGGAAGAAGAAAACGATAACTGGTTTTGCCCAGCATGGCCTATTTACCAATACAAAAGCGGCTAAAGATTTCTGTGAGGATTGACTCGGTGACCTCTTCCCCCGTCAATGTGCCAAGGGCCCGGGCGGCCGCATGCAGGTCAATTGTCCAAAAATCCAGGGGAAGTTGGGCCTCAATGGCAGCAAGAACATGGTTGAGGGATTGGCGCACCTGCTCAAGGAGAGCAGCTTGGCGTTGATTGATGGCCAAATCCCAATTGGCGGCTGTCACCCCTTGACCCTGGACTAGGTTGAGAATGGCCGCCTCAAGGTGCTCAATTCCCTGTTGACTCAAGGCAGAGAGGAGCACAGTGGGGATGGGGGCGATAGGCAAGGGAATATCCTTAATCGCGACGGTTTCGCTGAGGAGATCAGCTTTATTCAAAATGACCAAGACTGACTGAGGCGCTTGCTGCCGCCGCTGTTGCAGCTCGAGTTGGTCGTAAATCTCCTGATCGGCAGCTGTCCACCCTTGACTAGCATCAATGACCAGGAGGATGAGATCAGCACTGGCGGCGGCCTGGCGCGATCGCTGGACGCCAATTTGTTCCACCAGGTTATCGGTCTCGCGAATACCTGCGGTATCAAGCACTTGGATTGGAATCCCACCGACTACCAATTGAGACTCCACAATATCACGGGTGGTGCCCGGCAAATCGGTGACAATGGCGCGATCGCTGCGGCTCCAAGCGTTTAGCAAACTGGACTTCCCCACATTGGGCCGGCCAACAATTGCCACTTTCAGCCCTGTGCGAATGAGCGCTCCCCGCTCCGCTGTGGCTAGAAACTCTGAAACTTGCTGCTGTAGGCCGCGAATTTCCGCGGCAATGGCCGCAGGATTCAGGGGGGGCAGCTCGTCGGTAAAATCCAACCGGGCCTCAATTTCCGCCAACAGGGATAGGCAAGTTTGACGAATTTGCTTTAGGGGCCGAGCCAATTTGCCCGTCAGACCCGCCAGCGCTATTTGGGCAGCGGTGGTGGATTGGGCAGCCACCAGCTCGGCCACACTCTCAGCTTGGGTAAGGTCAAGGCGACCGTTGAGGAAAGCACGCAGCGTAAATTCCCCCGGATCTGCCAGGCGGGCACCCGCAGCAATACACAGTTGCAGCACTCGCTGCACCGGTATCAAGCCGCCATGGCAATGAAATTCCACCACGTCTTCGCGGGTGTAGGAGCGCGGTGCCAACATTAGCAGCAGAAGAGCTTCGTCCACCCGTTCCTTGGTTTGGGGGTCTCGGACATAGCCATAGAGAATACGATGGGATTCCCAAGGCTGCTTGCCGGGAGCCTCAAATAAAGAGCGGGCGATCGCTACCGCTTTGGCTCCGGAGAGACGGACAATACCGATACTCCCCTGCTGGGGCACAATGGCCGTGGCGATCGCCGCAATCGTGTCATGGAGATGTCGCACTACCGTTGGCGATATGACTGTTGGCGATAGGACTCCCTAGAAACTCATCTCCGCTGCTTGCACTTTCTCCACCTGTTTCTTCTTCAGAACCAGGAGAATCTGCGAAAGGGTAATTGCGGCAAAGAAGACCAGCAACCACTTAATGCGGTTGGGATCCTGAAGGACAATTTCCGTATCCTTTTGGCCAAAACCGCCCACATTGGGATTGTTGGTTAAGGCTTCGCCGGCAGTCACCGTTTGGCCTTCACGGACAATGAGCTCAGGACCGGCAGGAATGGTTTCCGTCACTGCTTCCCCGCCCTCTGGCGTGATCACCACTGCTGTGCTGCCATCGGGGTTGGCGGTAATACTAGTAATCGTGCCCGCGATCGGTGCAGTAAAGACATTGTTGTTGCTCTTTTCGCCATTGGGATAGACTTGGCCGCGACCGCGGTTGCCCCCGGCATGGACAGAGTATTTACCGAAGTGGATGGATTTATCCGTCACAGGATTGGGGGCGAGGACAGGGAAAACAATTTCCTGATACTGCTCCCCCGGTAGCGGCCCCACCAGAATAATGTTTTGCTTATCGTCACTGTAGGGTTGGTAGTAAATGCCGCTGGTTTTGGCTTGCAGCTCCTCGGGGAGGCGATCGGGGGGGGCAATTTTGAAGCCCTCTGGCAGCATGAGAACTGCACCCACGTTGAGCCCACCTTTGGAACCATCCCCCAGCACCTGTTGCACGCTGGTATCGTAGGGAATTTTCACCACCGCTTCAAAAACAGAATCGGGGGTAACGGCTTGGGGCACTTCGACTTGGATGGGCTTAGCAGCTAAGTGGCAATTGGCACAGACAATCCGACCGGTGGCTTCCCGCGGACTGTCGTATCCCTGCTGGGCATAGAATGGATAGGCCTGCGCTGGCGGTGACCAAAAAAGTACACTGGCGGCAAGGGCGATCGCCAGCGTTAAAGACTTGAAAAAGCGTTTCATACCACTCCCTAATTTCTACTTACGTCCACCAAGGTTCCTTGCCGGTACGGAAATCGGTTTCCGTCCAAGGGGTAAACACGAGTTTGTCATCTTCTGTCACCGTGGCATTCACCAATGCCAAAGAAAGGGGAGCAGGGCCGCGCACCACTTTACCCGTGCTGTCGTATTGGGAGCCATGGCAGGGGCAAATAAACTTGTTTTCACTCACATTCCAAGGCACCACACAGCCAAGGTGGGTACAGACAGCGTTTAAGCCATAGTTGGCGATTTGGTGATCTTCGGTAACAATCACATAGGTAGGATCCCCTTTAATTCCTTGGGCAAGGGAGCGATCGCCCGGCAAATGCTTTTCGAGATACTCGGAAACCTTAATATCGTTGCCCAAGGCATCCTTGGCAACCACCCCCCCTCCTGTGCCCCCCCTGGAGGGCGGAATGAAGTACTTGACGACAGGGTAAAGAGCGCCCAACGCCGTACCGGTGATGGTACCAAACGTCAGCAGGTTCATAAATTGTCGCCGCCCCATATCGGGCACATCGGACATTCCAGAAACTTGAGCCATGGTTTGTGCTTATTTGCTAAGGAATCGAAACGGACAGCCGTAAAATAATTACGTTTGTTAACTATTATCACACTGTCCGAGCCGTCCCAACCGCAAAGGCTGAAATTCTTGCCCATGCTGACGCCCCTTACTGGTGATCAACTCCATGCCTTGCTCCTGCGCAAATGGGGGCGCTCCTTTGACCTTCAGTTTCGCCGCGTTGGCCATCGCATCTTTTTGCAGGTAATGTGGCGCTACCTTGAGCAGGCCTCTTATCCTGATACCCCCGAAGACTATGCTGCCCACCTAGGGGCGATCGCGCAGCACCTCAATGACTGGGGCTGCG encodes:
- a CDS encoding DUF3134 domain-containing protein gives rise to the protein MTLYNPSLYEEPISQKNLTAVGRADRSILEWLQQTGRLIPRDANEADPIIDSTLDDMGEIEEFVGDSLGDYDEEEDLGLEE
- a CDS encoding zinc-binding dehydrogenase — its product is MKAAVLYGKEDVRIETVADPTPGPGEVVIRVRAATTCGTDLKVWRRGGHARMLTPPILFGHEAAGEIVALGAGVTGWQLGDRVVANNSAPCGQCFYCQRQAFSLCPHLEFNNGTFAEYLKIPASIVRQNLLPIPESLPFALAALTEPLACVLHGIARSGFDPAMVETWPSPPQIVVLGDGAIGLMFVGVLAQQGARVLAFGGSDQRLAIATTFGAEQTINHHRCGDIPAVVKDWTAGRGADIVIEATGIPEVWETAIACGRPGATINLFGGCPRETTIHVDTERLHYEELTLKGVFHNTPAFVRQALALIASGTLPFEKLISGQAPLTEIENVLQAMKARQVIKVALQP
- a CDS encoding tetratricopeptide repeat protein; translated protein: MRQHLFRALTILAAFVGLSSAVVAQPIAIATLTPPELQELQRLMPRSAEDYYNVGLMHQGTGDLAAAIDAFSQAIRLNPSADYYFARGLAYYDQGDMQRAIADFTTALHNDPQFIAAYYNRGMAYLALQNYNAAIVDFDAALARDPQFVAAYYSRGMAHFDSGNVELAQADYERARALNPAMTAQYYDRAPRPLTGGP
- the tpiA gene encoding triose-phosphate isomerase, whose amino-acid sequence is MHKTQQEAVAFLQEFLGELVDTPSDREVVLCVPYTCLSVLSKNLHGTRVKLGAQNVHWADQGAFTGEISPPMLAELGVRYVIIGHSERRQYFGETDATVNQRLKAAQRHGLTPILCVGETKAQRDAGETENHILQQLALDLVDVDQTNLVIAYEPIWAIGTGDTCEEKEANRVIGLIRSKLQNPDVPIQYGGSVNANNIDAIMAQPEIDGVLVGGASLQPASFGRIVNYKPL
- the mraY gene encoding phospho-N-acetylmuramoyl-pentapeptide-transferase, yielding MPSTKTTAAIEPRWLTGQRLFRLLALGLLIASIAYDTGANYWQRPLQTLTVPWLVSFAIVAVLGMAVVPILRRLKTGQIIREDGPQSHLQKSGTPTMGGIFFVPPGLGLALLWTGFAQGKLSPTVVAIALLVLWYAAIGWWDDWQVLQRQSNKGLSARLRLLLEGIGAALFCAWLVGSDPAATVVTAPWGWVWPLGVVFIPLAIFVPMAEGNALNLTDGLDGLAGGTAAIALLALGMILTAHPDLQILAVVMSGACLGFLWHNHHPARVFMGDTGSLALGAVLAGIGLASHHLWELLIVSGLFFVESLSVIAQVLYYKATKGPDGVGKRLLRMAPLHHHFELGGWSELRVVSTFYGVVALLGLLCCLLQWLA
- a CDS encoding murein transglycosylase A, with the protein product MAGLLTGVVSGIVILAASAIATAPRVAPLMRQSQLPPTVALDTALCQSPRERARLLQAIDHSLRYLHTPKAGQDYSTYTAPGQPGAILGPNLQQRVIRSLQRFRHLVQTCRSAAELQAAVKREFVFYQAIGADGQGRVDFTGYYAPTYRASLVPTAEYRYPLFRRPPNFEQWPEPHPTRLELEGADGQQWRNGPLRGLELVYLRDRLEAFLVHVQGSAELQLPDGRRFTVGYAGKTNHPYTSIGQELIRDGKMARGELTLPRLIVYFQANPAELDHYLPRNASFVFFEPTQGRPPTGSLSIPVTPERSIATDKSLMPPGALAVINTQIPLKAQGQWQQTPVSRFVLDQDTGSAIRGPGRVDIFMGTGDVAKVRAGLINTPGQLYYLLLRE
- the metK gene encoding methionine adenosyltransferase, giving the protein MRYLFSSESVTEGHPDKICDQIADAILDALLTQDPQSRVAAEVVVNTGLVLITGEITTKAQVNYVNIARQKIHEIGYTDANNGFAANSCAVIVALDEQSPDIARGVDTAQEAREQLSDTELDRIGAGDQGIMFGYACNETPEYMPLPISLAHRMARRLAAVRKTGQLPYLRPDGKTQVTVIYEDGKPVGIDTILISTQHTATIDDLREESAVQAKIKADLWEAVVKPVFADLTLQPDGNTRFLVNPTGKFVIGGPQGDSGLTGRKLVVDTYGGYARHGGGAFSGKDPTKVDRSAAYMARYIAKNIVAAGLADKCELQISYAIGVARPMSLFVDTFGTGKLAPEQLLELIKTHFDLRPAAIIQTFNLRQLPQDRGGRFYQDVAAYGHFGRHDLDLPWERLDKVADLQAAAAQFLSAV